A single Filimonas effusa DNA region contains:
- a CDS encoding Gfo/Idh/MocA family protein, which yields MLTIGILGLGEGRSTMSAALNSKKYKLKLVCDRNETVCQQRAKEFDFPYYTTDYQVMLDDKDIDVIAIYTPDHLHASHIKQALLHNKHVVCTKPFIDNLADAAELLELAARTGKKVFVGQSSRFFEPYKKQRADFSAGVIGELITVESHYNADHRWFLEKKWALEDSFKWLYGGLSHPVDFIRWYLPDIEEVMGYGMISSNGLKAGLRNEDTMHFIFRATDGRIARVSGAYTGPIQPASRESGMSCILRGTEGASQADYHELRYAVTTSAGEEKIITWGDATLKHYFRFEGQSHHAGEYQNYLEYFADSIEQDWVAYPDIREGIGTVALLQAMDKSLKTRVPVKIKEILDVYGL from the coding sequence ATGCTTACAATAGGAATACTTGGACTTGGAGAGGGCAGGAGTACCATGTCGGCAGCGCTGAACAGTAAGAAGTATAAGCTGAAACTGGTTTGCGATCGTAATGAAACAGTTTGTCAGCAGCGGGCTAAGGAGTTTGATTTTCCTTATTATACTACAGATTACCAGGTGATGCTGGATGATAAGGATATAGATGTGATAGCTATTTATACGCCGGATCATTTGCATGCCAGTCATATAAAGCAGGCTTTGCTACATAACAAACATGTTGTATGCACAAAGCCGTTTATTGATAATCTGGCGGATGCAGCAGAATTGCTTGAGTTAGCAGCGCGAACCGGGAAAAAGGTTTTTGTAGGTCAAAGCTCTCGTTTTTTTGAGCCATATAAGAAGCAAAGAGCTGATTTCAGCGCTGGTGTCATAGGTGAACTAATCACAGTGGAAAGTCACTACAATGCAGATCATCGCTGGTTTCTCGAGAAGAAATGGGCTTTAGAGGATTCTTTCAAATGGCTTTACGGGGGGCTTAGCCATCCTGTTGATTTTATACGCTGGTATTTGCCAGATATTGAAGAGGTAATGGGGTATGGGATGATCAGTTCCAATGGCCTGAAGGCTGGTTTAAGAAATGAAGATACCATGCATTTCATATTCAGGGCGACAGATGGAAGAATAGCGAGAGTAAGTGGTGCCTATACAGGTCCTATACAGCCAGCCTCACGCGAAAGCGGCATGAGTTGCATTCTGCGTGGAACAGAAGGCGCCAGCCAGGCAGATTATCATGAATTGCGTTATGCTGTTACAACCAGTGCAGGCGAAGAAAAAATTATTACCTGGGGAGATGCAACACTCAAGCACTATTTCCGTTTTGAAGGACAGAGTCACCATGCAGGGGAATATCAAAATTACCTGGAATATTTTGCGGATAGCATAGAGCAGGATTGGGTTGCTTACCCCGATATCCGTGAAGGCATAGGTACTGTAGCATTATTACAGGCTATGGATAAAAGTCTTAAAACAAGGGTTCCTGTTAAAATAAAAGAGATATTAGATGTATACGGACTATAG
- a CDS encoding L-rhamnose mutarotase, protein MRGTKVYSRLVMISCFLFVQQAMAADIYVSVSGDDRNIGSAIQPKATLQGALRQARELRRLKDPCIAGGIHIIVKQGTYYLYEPVFIRPEDAGTPDCPTIIEAASGEQPVFSGGIQLKGWQRATGVKTLNAVARKNVWMTDVPEVGNELLNFRQVWVNNQKAIRAKDCNGDTMSRILSWNHKTEQCWIPTPPVANFAGQNGMEMFIHQWWAIANLRIKKAEVHGDSTLLTFHQPESKVQSEHPWPAPWQSKESGNSAFYLTNSIAFLDEPGEWFLDVKGQKLYYWPRKGENMADAAVVAPVLETLVTMQGTIDKPVSNIFFKGISFQHTGWLRPSQKGHVPLQSGMYLIDAYKLKVPGTPEKRGLENQAWVGRPAAAVEAIFTSHTGFTGCRFEHMASTGLDYKRGNHYDSITGNLFRDIGGSGIQLGVFSDEAFEAHLPYQPQDEREVSSFTQICNNLVTDVTNEDWGTLGISAGFVKDVTIAHNEVNEVAYSGISVGWGWTKAINVMRNNKVLSNKIHHYAKHMYDVAAVYTLSAQPGSVIMDNYVDSIYKAPYAHIPVHWFYLYCDEGTSYYTVKNNWCPAEKFLQNANGPNNLWVNNGPTVADSVKRMAGLQPAYHYLLKDKAPTSARPVNAHSVTEEQRAIVEKPVVVELQAVKEGAVSISDLKVFLAHQSLRTDIVRQWKNHSVFFDVIKDTQLLKEKLVKAFPGVAIRIYDQPVYVFDRRRCDSLGIVTEWDHSILTANLTAEPVLQQQYLDDHTSQFQKWPEVASGFCRAGFQQLLVYKSGRQLMLVISIPKGEKLDNLNPKTTLNNPKVVEWNERMKQYQQGIEGAQPGEVWVEFK, encoded by the coding sequence ATGAGAGGAACAAAGGTATATTCCAGGTTGGTAATGATCAGTTGTTTTCTGTTTGTGCAGCAGGCAATGGCGGCGGATATCTATGTTTCTGTGTCGGGAGACGATCGTAACATAGGATCTGCTATACAGCCCAAAGCTACTTTGCAGGGAGCATTAAGGCAGGCAAGAGAACTAAGGAGGTTAAAAGATCCTTGTATTGCGGGAGGTATCCATATTATAGTAAAACAAGGCACTTATTATTTATACGAGCCTGTGTTTATTCGTCCGGAAGATGCGGGAACACCTGACTGCCCAACTATTATAGAAGCTGCTTCTGGTGAACAACCCGTTTTTAGCGGTGGTATTCAATTGAAAGGATGGCAGCGTGCAACGGGGGTGAAGACGCTTAATGCGGTTGCAAGAAAAAATGTATGGATGACCGATGTTCCTGAAGTGGGCAATGAATTATTGAATTTCAGGCAGGTTTGGGTGAATAATCAAAAGGCAATCCGGGCAAAAGACTGTAATGGAGATACCATGAGCCGCATTTTATCATGGAATCATAAAACGGAACAGTGCTGGATTCCTACTCCGCCTGTTGCCAATTTTGCCGGGCAGAACGGAATGGAAATGTTTATTCATCAATGGTGGGCAATCGCAAACCTGCGTATTAAAAAGGCTGAAGTACATGGCGATAGTACATTGCTAACCTTTCATCAGCCAGAAAGTAAAGTTCAGTCTGAACATCCATGGCCGGCACCATGGCAGTCGAAAGAGTCCGGTAACTCTGCTTTTTATCTTACCAATTCAATTGCATTTCTGGATGAGCCCGGCGAATGGTTTTTAGATGTGAAAGGGCAGAAGTTATACTATTGGCCACGGAAGGGAGAAAATATGGCGGATGCTGCGGTGGTTGCTCCTGTACTGGAGACTTTAGTTACCATGCAGGGTACAATAGACAAGCCGGTATCGAATATCTTTTTCAAAGGAATTTCCTTTCAACATACCGGTTGGCTGCGCCCTTCTCAAAAGGGCCATGTGCCATTACAAAGTGGTATGTATCTTATAGATGCCTACAAGCTTAAAGTTCCAGGTACGCCGGAGAAAAGAGGATTGGAGAATCAGGCCTGGGTAGGAAGACCTGCGGCTGCGGTGGAAGCAATTTTCACTTCGCATACAGGATTTACAGGTTGCAGGTTTGAACATATGGCTTCGACCGGGCTTGATTATAAAAGAGGTAATCACTACGATTCCATAACTGGTAATCTTTTCCGTGATATTGGTGGTTCAGGGATTCAGTTGGGTGTATTTTCCGATGAAGCCTTTGAAGCGCATTTGCCATATCAGCCTCAGGATGAAAGAGAGGTTTCGAGCTTTACCCAAATATGCAATAACCTGGTAACTGATGTTACCAATGAAGATTGGGGGACACTGGGGATCAGTGCTGGTTTTGTGAAAGATGTGACAATTGCACATAATGAAGTGAATGAAGTAGCCTATTCGGGCATCAGCGTTGGATGGGGATGGACCAAGGCTATTAATGTAATGCGTAACAACAAGGTACTGTCTAACAAAATTCATCATTATGCCAAACATATGTATGACGTAGCAGCAGTATATACCTTATCGGCGCAGCCTGGTTCAGTTATTATGGACAACTATGTTGACAGCATTTATAAGGCCCCCTACGCTCATATTCCTGTTCATTGGTTTTATTTATATTGTGATGAAGGAACTTCTTATTATACGGTTAAAAACAACTGGTGTCCTGCCGAAAAGTTTCTTCAAAATGCGAATGGTCCCAATAATCTATGGGTAAATAACGGTCCTACTGTGGCTGATAGCGTTAAAAGAATGGCGGGGCTGCAACCGGCATATCATTACCTTCTGAAAGACAAAGCTCCTACATCTGCGAGGCCGGTAAATGCGCATTCTGTGACGGAAGAGCAAAGGGCTATTGTTGAAAAGCCTGTTGTTGTAGAACTTCAGGCTGTCAAAGAAGGCGCTGTATCTATAAGCGATTTAAAGGTATTTCTGGCGCATCAATCGCTTCGTACTGATATTGTGCGTCAGTGGAAGAATCATAGTGTATTTTTTGATGTGATAAAAGACACGCAGCTACTAAAGGAAAAGCTGGTAAAAGCTTTCCCTGGTGTTGCTATCAGAATATATGATCAACCTGTATATGTTTTTGACAGGCGTCGTTGCGATAGTTTAGGTATTGTCACCGAATGGGATCATTCTATTTTAACTGCTAACCTTACTGCTGAACCTGTTTTACAGCAGCAGTATCTGGATGATCACACCAGCCAGTTTCAAAAATGGCCTGAAGTAGCCAGTGGATTTTGCAGAGCGGGATTTCAGCAGTTATTAGTGTATAAAAGCGGTCGCCAGTTAATGCTGGTAATCAGTATTCCTAAGGGGGAGAAGCTGGACAATCTCAATCCGAAAACAACCCTTAACAATCCTAAGGTTGTGGAATGGAATGAAAGAATGAAGCAATACCAGCAAGGTATAGAGGGGGCGCAGCCTGGAGAAGTATGGGTGGAATTTAAGTAA
- a CDS encoding sugar phosphate isomerase/epimerase family protein, whose translation MKRKCNIVVLVLLMALGAEAQQYKIGLIDLMLLKRQKLSAITLASELGANGLEVDMGGLGNRPTFDSKLAVDSVREQFMAKAKEMNIELFSLAMTGYYAQSFCNRTEYRKSIEDCISTMKKMKIGVAFLPLGVQCDLKKNPEIRDSVVARLKVAGKMAEEAGVIIGIETALTAKEEVKLLKEINSPAIQIYFNFSDPLKEGRDLYKELKILGKKRICMIHASNKDSVWLEKDPQIDMRKVKKVLDKMKWSGWLVIERSRDATQPTNVKWNYGANTAFLKSVFQTGKDK comes from the coding sequence ATGAAGAGGAAGTGTAATATAGTTGTCTTAGTGCTTTTGATGGCCCTGGGGGCGGAAGCTCAGCAATACAAAATAGGGCTCATAGATCTTATGTTGTTGAAGCGTCAGAAGCTGAGCGCCATAACATTGGCCAGTGAACTGGGGGCTAATGGCCTGGAGGTGGATATGGGAGGGTTAGGCAACCGTCCCACCTTTGACAGTAAGCTAGCAGTAGATTCGGTCAGAGAACAGTTTATGGCAAAAGCAAAGGAGATGAATATTGAACTTTTTTCTCTTGCAATGACAGGTTATTATGCCCAGTCGTTTTGCAACCGTACTGAATACAGAAAATCTATAGAGGATTGTATCAGTACGATGAAAAAGATGAAGATTGGAGTCGCTTTTCTGCCTTTAGGAGTTCAGTGTGATTTAAAGAAAAATCCTGAAATAAGAGATTCTGTAGTTGCCAGGTTAAAAGTGGCTGGTAAAATGGCAGAAGAAGCCGGAGTTATCATAGGTATAGAAACGGCTTTGACTGCTAAAGAAGAGGTGAAACTGCTGAAGGAAATCAATTCTCCTGCTATACAGATCTATTTTAATTTCTCTGACCCGCTGAAGGAGGGACGTGATTTATACAAGGAACTGAAAATACTTGGAAAGAAACGTATTTGTATGATCCATGCCAGCAATAAAGACAGTGTTTGGCTGGAGAAGGATCCACAGATAGATATGAGAAAGGTGAAAAAGGTTCTTGACAAAATGAAATGGAGCGGCTGGCTGGTGATTGAACGTTCCAGGGATGCAACGCAGCCTACAAATGTTAAGTGGAACTATGGTGCGAACACCGCTTTTCTTAAATCAGTTTTTCAAACCGGAAAGGATAAATAA
- a CDS encoding alpha/beta hydrolase family protein, translated as MKKNRSIFILSICLLLGLYSASAQYQTSDSAYKRPLKEVLMRIEKQFGVTIKYKDEQVAGLWVPYADWRFRPTVEETFDKVLSPLELKAKKDKEKVYKLSDYEYYRWPVEEGWAELDRIAAQYHNVTEWEQRKALLKPCLFEALQLSPLPEAPASKPIVTKERKYDGYTVQNIAIEILPGVFVNGSLYKPASYRGKIAVILNPDGHWGGQRFRPDCQLRCAALARMGAMAFSYDLFAWGESTLQFNSKDHRRSLSMSIQALGSIRILDYLLSLKDADTSRVAITGGSGAGSHTVLMTALDDRIKVSAPVVAISSYFYGGCPCESGMPIHACGNRTDNVEIAAMAAPRPQLLVSDGKDWTDRTPEHDLPYLQKVYGYYGKSGNVENVHLPEEGHDFGINKRKAVYDFMIRNLSLNKKAMYDAAGNLDESRITIEKEPSMYVFGDKGEKLPVYAIHGFEKLEKVWQAARTSKK; from the coding sequence ATGAAGAAGAATAGGAGCATATTCATTTTAAGTATTTGCTTACTGCTGGGATTATACAGTGCCAGCGCACAATACCAGACATCGGATAGTGCCTATAAACGGCCACTGAAAGAGGTGTTGATGCGTATAGAAAAGCAGTTTGGAGTTACCATCAAATATAAGGATGAGCAGGTTGCAGGTCTTTGGGTGCCTTATGCCGACTGGCGCTTCAGGCCTACTGTAGAGGAGACTTTCGATAAGGTATTGTCACCACTGGAATTAAAGGCTAAAAAGGATAAAGAAAAGGTATACAAGCTAAGTGATTATGAATATTATCGCTGGCCGGTGGAAGAAGGATGGGCTGAGCTGGACAGGATTGCGGCTCAGTATCATAATGTAACTGAGTGGGAGCAGCGTAAAGCGTTATTGAAGCCTTGCCTTTTTGAGGCATTACAATTGTCTCCTTTACCTGAAGCTCCTGCTTCAAAGCCCATCGTTACAAAGGAGCGCAAATATGATGGGTATACCGTACAAAATATAGCAATTGAAATATTACCTGGTGTTTTTGTAAATGGTTCGTTATATAAGCCTGCAAGCTATAGGGGAAAGATTGCTGTTATTCTCAATCCCGATGGGCATTGGGGCGGACAACGGTTCCGTCCGGATTGTCAGTTGCGCTGTGCGGCATTAGCGCGTATGGGGGCAATGGCGTTTAGTTATGATCTTTTTGCCTGGGGGGAATCTACGTTGCAATTCAATAGCAAAGACCATCGCAGAAGCTTGTCGATGAGCATTCAGGCGCTGGGTTCTATCCGTATTTTAGATTATCTTCTTTCGCTGAAAGATGCAGATACCAGCAGGGTAGCTATAACCGGCGGGTCTGGTGCCGGAAGTCATACTGTTTTAATGACGGCATTGGATGATCGTATAAAGGTGAGCGCTCCCGTAGTAGCTATCAGCTCTTATTTCTACGGTGGCTGTCCTTGCGAAAGCGGAATGCCCATTCATGCATGCGGTAACCGGACCGATAATGTGGAGATTGCCGCAATGGCTGCACCACGTCCGCAATTGCTTGTGAGCGATGGTAAAGACTGGACGGATAGAACACCGGAGCATGATTTGCCTTACCTGCAAAAGGTATATGGTTACTATGGTAAATCCGGAAATGTTGAAAATGTGCATTTGCCTGAAGAGGGACATGACTTTGGAATAAATAAGCGTAAAGCGGTTTACGATTTTATGATCAGAAACCTATCGCTCAACAAAAAAGCAATGTATGATGCTGCCGGTAACCTGGACGAATCCAGGATTACAATAGAAAAAGAGCCGTCGATGTATGTTTTTGGTGATAAAGGCGAAAAGTTGCCTGTGTATGCGATACATGGATTTGAAAAGTTAGAGAAGGTTTGGCAGGCTGCCAGAACCAGCAAAAAATAA
- a CDS encoding sialidase family protein produces the protein MKRKLIIAASLWIALTAAFTVRIQAQEKAWRAGIVTDEFIYEKAPYPQCHSATIAETPKGLVAAYFGGTRERNPDVCIYVSRNINGKWQEPVNVANGIQNDSLRYPTWNPVLYQVPGGELLLFYKIGPKPSDWKGWLMRSKDAGATWSKPESLPEGFSGPIKNKPVLVGNELFCPSSTEGKGWNVHFEVTADNGKTWRKVGPIGKDSGINAIQPSLLKYKKGKILQVLCRSMNRSVVESHSTDGGKTWTDLTPIGLPNNNSGTDAVTLRDGRQLIVYNHVKPADSLPRGKGARTPLNVAISKDGKKWYAALILEDSPISQYSYPSVIQSADGMVHFVYTWRREKIKYVKVDPSKLKLKRIKNEKWPGFITKTTAASNEEE, from the coding sequence GTGAAGCGTAAATTAATAATAGCGGCCAGTCTCTGGATAGCATTAACAGCTGCATTTACCGTTCGTATTCAGGCACAGGAGAAGGCCTGGCGTGCTGGTATTGTTACCGATGAATTTATTTATGAAAAAGCGCCTTATCCGCAGTGTCATTCGGCGACGATCGCTGAAACTCCCAAGGGATTAGTTGCTGCATATTTTGGCGGTACGCGTGAACGTAATCCGGATGTGTGTATTTATGTAAGCCGTAACATCAATGGCAAGTGGCAGGAGCCGGTGAATGTAGCAAATGGTATTCAGAACGATAGTCTACGTTATCCTACGTGGAACCCTGTTTTGTACCAGGTGCCCGGTGGTGAGTTATTGCTGTTTTATAAAATAGGCCCCAAACCTTCTGACTGGAAAGGTTGGTTAATGCGTTCCAAAGACGCGGGTGCTACCTGGAGCAAACCAGAGTCTTTGCCTGAAGGTTTCTCAGGTCCTATAAAGAACAAGCCTGTTTTAGTAGGCAATGAATTGTTCTGCCCATCCAGTACGGAAGGTAAAGGCTGGAATGTACATTTTGAAGTAACGGCAGACAACGGTAAAACCTGGAGGAAAGTAGGTCCTATTGGCAAAGATTCCGGTATCAATGCTATTCAACCTAGTTTGCTGAAATACAAAAAGGGCAAAATATTGCAGGTGTTGTGCCGTAGCATGAACAGAAGTGTAGTAGAAAGCCACAGTACTGACGGCGGTAAAACGTGGACTGATTTAACACCCATAGGATTGCCTAATAACAATTCAGGCACCGACGCGGTGACCTTACGGGATGGCAGGCAGCTGATTGTATATAACCACGTTAAGCCAGCCGATAGTTTGCCACGTGGTAAAGGTGCAAGAACGCCTTTGAATGTAGCGATCTCCAAAGATGGAAAGAAATGGTATGCTGCTTTGATCCTTGAAGATTCGCCTATCAGCCAGTACTCTTATCCTTCTGTAATTCAGTCTGCTGATGGGATGGTTCATTTCGTGTACACATGGCGAAGAGAAAAAATAAAATATGTGAAAGTGGATCCTTCGAAGCTGAAACTGAAACGTATTAAAAATGAAAAATGGCCAGGTTTTATAACAAAAACAACAGCAGCATCTAATGAAGAAGAATAG
- a CDS encoding DUF3826 domain-containing protein, with amino-acid sequence MKIAKKICLAALITAATTINGYTQEGAKPAPAAQVTADAELETKATEWITSLQLDDAVKEARLKQVVFTHLKAVREWNNTHPSSTVPAGINPETGKPLSDLDRQIIANSAKPKSVHDDLMTGLRKDLTEEQVKLVLDKYTIGKVAFTLKGYKAIIPDLTAEEEKVILANLEQAREQAIDFKSMKQISAIFEIYKTKCEQYLNTHGRDWRALFKAYVDKVKASKAAEKKLKEKQ; translated from the coding sequence ATGAAAATAGCTAAAAAGATCTGTCTGGCTGCTTTGATTACGGCTGCCACAACAATAAACGGGTATACACAGGAGGGAGCTAAGCCTGCTCCTGCTGCACAAGTGACAGCTGATGCAGAACTGGAGACAAAAGCGACAGAATGGATTACATCTCTTCAGTTGGATGATGCGGTAAAAGAAGCTCGTTTGAAGCAGGTGGTGTTTACGCATCTTAAAGCTGTAAGGGAATGGAATAATACACATCCATCTTCAACGGTACCTGCCGGGATCAATCCCGAAACAGGAAAACCTTTAAGCGATCTTGACAGACAGATCATTGCGAATTCGGCCAAGCCTAAATCTGTTCATGATGATCTTATGACCGGGTTGCGTAAAGATCTTACAGAAGAACAGGTTAAGCTGGTGCTAGATAAGTATACGATAGGTAAGGTAGCTTTCACTCTCAAAGGCTATAAGGCCATTATTCCAGACCTTACGGCAGAGGAGGAAAAAGTGATCCTTGCCAACCTGGAACAGGCGCGTGAACAGGCTATTGATTTCAAAAGCATGAAACAGATCTCTGCCATTTTTGAAATCTATAAAACCAAGTGCGAGCAATACCTGAATACCCATGGTCGTGACTGGAGAGCGCTTTTTAAAGCATATGTTGATAAAGTAAAAGCCAGCAAGGCGGCGGAAAAGAAGTTAAAAGAAAAACAATAA
- a CDS encoding alpha-L-rhamnosidase — protein MMKRFLASILFLLPLLTVKAQINLRNLRCEMLVNPLSVTAENPRLSWEIVGKERGLKQEAYEILVASDPAKLAAGEGDLWNSGKVETDNSVYIAYQGKRLASNKACYWKVRVYTNKGLTEWSGPAQWGTGLRYYKDWEGRWIGFDRLFPWENAAASRLSARYFRKEFAVAKQVKSATAYIMGLGLYELSIDGKKVGDQVLAPAPTDYTKNIKYNTFDVTEQLKQGQHAIGVVLGNGRFYAMRQTKAYKNNSFGYPKLMFQLIITYTDGSRAVIKTDDSWKGTADGPIRTNNEYDGEEYDAQKEMKGWDKAGFDDKSWLKAEFVQEPGGRYEAQMNENMKVMKDLTPVAIIKKGGDRYIVDLGQNMAGWVKLQVKGKKGQKVTLRFAESLQDNGEIFTTNLRDAKATDIYTLKGEGMESWEPRFTYHGFRYIEVSGYPGTLSKNDITGRLVYDDIATVSTFESSNAVLNQIYKNSWWAIASNYKGMPIDCPQRNERQPWLGDRAMVAYSESFLFDNARLYTKWLDDIKYAQKPDGAIPDVAPAFWRYYSDNMTWPGTYLMVAEMLYNQTGDVALLKDHYPSMKKWLQYMKDRYMTEDGIVTKDSYGDWCVPPVTAEAGKGVNADQKHPSQLISTAYYYHFMQVMMRFCKITGNEQDSTQFAQLAEKVKQGFNSKFYHEEGYYGDNTLTDNLLPVCFKMIDPANKNKVWKNLAYIVEVTNKGHLSTGVVGTQWLMYGLTEIGKAELAYGMATQKTYPSLGYMIENGATSIWELWNGNTAAPKMNSQNHVMMLGDLFIWYFEHLAAIRADARETGFKKVIMKPKRMGDLSAVNATYRSNYGEVKSDWKQVGASFFWNITVPPNTTAVVYLPVAPGEKVYEAGKLVTGKEEGILSTKPITGRLVLNVGSGNYSFEVKK, from the coding sequence ATGATGAAAAGATTCTTAGCTAGTATATTATTCCTTCTTCCGTTACTGACAGTAAAAGCGCAGATAAATCTTCGTAACCTCCGTTGCGAGATGCTGGTGAATCCTTTAAGTGTAACAGCTGAAAATCCCCGGTTAAGCTGGGAGATTGTAGGAAAAGAGCGTGGCCTTAAGCAGGAGGCCTATGAAATATTAGTGGCTTCTGATCCGGCAAAGCTTGCAGCAGGCGAGGGGGATCTCTGGAATTCCGGCAAAGTTGAAACTGATAATTCAGTTTATATCGCCTACCAGGGTAAACGCCTGGCAAGTAACAAAGCCTGCTATTGGAAAGTACGTGTTTACACCAACAAAGGCTTAACAGAATGGAGTGGTCCTGCGCAATGGGGTACCGGATTGCGGTATTATAAGGACTGGGAAGGACGTTGGATTGGTTTTGATCGTCTTTTTCCCTGGGAGAACGCGGCTGCTTCCCGTTTGTCGGCCCGTTACTTTAGAAAGGAGTTTGCTGTAGCAAAACAGGTGAAATCGGCTACCGCCTATATTATGGGACTTGGGCTTTATGAATTGTCTATCGATGGTAAGAAGGTGGGAGATCAGGTGTTAGCTCCTGCTCCAACTGACTATACAAAGAATATCAAGTACAATACCTTTGATGTGACAGAACAACTGAAACAGGGACAACACGCTATAGGGGTGGTTTTAGGAAATGGACGTTTTTACGCCATGCGTCAGACCAAAGCCTATAAGAATAATTCGTTCGGTTATCCCAAGCTGATGTTTCAGCTTATAATCACGTACACCGATGGTTCACGGGCTGTTATAAAAACGGATGATTCCTGGAAAGGAACTGCTGACGGCCCCATCAGAACTAATAACGAATATGATGGTGAGGAGTATGATGCACAAAAGGAAATGAAGGGATGGGATAAAGCCGGCTTCGATGATAAGTCATGGCTGAAAGCCGAATTTGTACAGGAGCCGGGTGGAAGGTATGAAGCGCAGATGAATGAGAATATGAAGGTGATGAAAGACCTGACACCCGTAGCAATCATTAAAAAAGGTGGCGACAGGTATATTGTAGATCTGGGACAGAATATGGCTGGTTGGGTAAAACTTCAGGTGAAAGGAAAAAAAGGCCAGAAAGTAACATTGCGCTTTGCTGAATCTTTGCAGGATAACGGCGAAATATTCACTACGAATCTACGCGATGCAAAAGCTACGGATATCTATACCTTAAAAGGGGAAGGTATGGAAAGCTGGGAGCCCCGCTTTACCTATCATGGTTTCAGATATATTGAAGTAAGCGGCTATCCCGGAACACTTTCAAAAAATGATATTACAGGCAGACTGGTATACGATGATATTGCTACAGTGAGCACATTTGAATCATCTAATGCTGTATTAAACCAGATATATAAGAATTCCTGGTGGGCAATAGCTTCTAATTATAAAGGGATGCCTATTGATTGTCCCCAACGTAACGAAAGGCAACCCTGGCTGGGTGATCGTGCTATGGTTGCTTACAGTGAAAGCTTTTTGTTCGATAATGCCCGGCTGTATACGAAATGGCTTGATGATATAAAATATGCTCAAAAGCCTGATGGCGCTATCCCTGATGTTGCGCCTGCTTTCTGGCGTTATTACAGTGATAATATGACGTGGCCGGGTACTTACCTGATGGTGGCAGAAATGCTGTATAACCAAACCGGAGATGTGGCGTTATTAAAAGATCACTATCCATCCATGAAAAAATGGCTTCAGTATATGAAAGACAGGTATATGACTGAAGACGGTATCGTTACAAAAGATTCTTATGGCGACTGGTGCGTACCTCCTGTAACGGCTGAAGCGGGAAAAGGCGTAAATGCGGATCAAAAGCATCCAAGTCAATTGATCTCCACTGCTTACTATTATCATTTCATGCAGGTTATGATGCGTTTCTGTAAGATTACAGGCAATGAACAGGATAGTACACAGTTTGCTCAACTGGCCGAAAAAGTGAAGCAGGGATTCAATAGTAAATTTTATCATGAAGAAGGCTATTATGGAGACAATACCTTAACTGATAATCTGTTGCCTGTTTGCTTCAAGATGATCGATCCTGCGAATAAAAATAAGGTATGGAAGAACCTGGCTTACATTGTAGAAGTAACCAATAAAGGGCATTTAAGTACAGGTGTGGTAGGCACGCAGTGGCTGATGTATGGCCTTACCGAGATAGGAAAAGCAGAGCTGGCTTATGGTATGGCCACGCAAAAAACATATCCTTCCCTCGGATATATGATAGAGAACGGCGCTACTTCTATATGGGAGTTATGGAATGGGAATACTGCTGCTCCAAAGATGAATTCCCAGAATCATGTAATGATGCTTGGGGATTTGTTCATATGGTATTTTGAACATTTGGCTGCTATCCGTGCCGATGCCAGGGAAACCGGCTTTAAAAAAGTGATCATGAAGCCCAAGCGTATGGGGGATCTGTCGGCAGTCAATGCTACTTACCGGAGCAATTATGGAGAAGTGAAAAGTGACTGGAAGCAGGTAGGTGCAAGTTTCTTCTGGAATATTACTGTACCGCCCAATACAACAGCTGTTGTATACCTGCCCGTTGCACCAGGCGAAAAGGTATATGAAGCTGGAAAGCTGGTTACGGGTAAAGAAGAAGGAATATTGTCGACCAAGCCAATTACAGGTAGGTTAGTACTTAACGTTGGCTCCGGTAATTATTCCTTTGAGGTGAAAAAATAA